The following are encoded in a window of Kutzneria kofuensis genomic DNA:
- a CDS encoding winged helix-turn-helix transcriptional regulator: MAEDTARTPEPAADPENACPVSPVVDLVFSRWTTPILWTLHQSGRMRFVELERRITTITPKVLTQRLRQLERDGLVTRAYYAEVPPRVEYEITDLGRSLAPLFAALSEWTPNMDKVEQARNSYDAAQRSRSRRA, encoded by the coding sequence GTGGCCGAGGACACAGCCCGGACGCCGGAACCCGCGGCCGACCCCGAGAACGCCTGCCCGGTCTCCCCGGTGGTCGACCTCGTGTTCAGTCGCTGGACCACGCCGATCTTGTGGACGCTGCACCAGTCCGGGCGCATGCGGTTCGTCGAGTTGGAGCGCCGCATCACCACGATCACCCCCAAGGTGCTCACCCAGCGGTTGCGGCAACTGGAGCGCGACGGTCTGGTCACCCGGGCCTACTACGCCGAGGTGCCGCCCCGGGTCGAGTACGAGATCACCGACCTCGGCCGCAGCCTTGCGCCGCTGTTCGCCGCGCTGTCCGAGTGGACGCCCAACATGGACAAGGTCGAACAGGCCCGCAACAGCTACGACGCCGCCCAGCGCAGCCGGTCTCGCCGGGCCTGA
- a CDS encoding NAD(P)H-binding protein: MIVVTGATGNVGRPLVAALAAAGEQVTAVSRGISAADLPAGVRRHRADLTDPRGLKPALDGARALFLLTAGDFAASGGDLDEVLDVARAAGVDRVVLLSSQGVGTGRHPAGHEDAVARSGLEWTVLRPAGFHSNTLHWAGTVHAERMVAAPFGDVALPTIDPLDIAEVAAATLREQGHAGRTYTLTGPAAISPRQQAAAIGDALGEPVRFVEQSRAEAKAQLTVFMPEPVAEHTLDILGDPTPAEQQVSPDVLDVLGRSPRPFAEWAAHNVAAFR; the protein is encoded by the coding sequence ATGATCGTGGTGACCGGAGCGACCGGAAACGTGGGACGGCCGCTCGTAGCGGCGCTGGCGGCGGCCGGCGAGCAGGTGACGGCGGTCTCGCGGGGAATCTCCGCGGCGGACCTGCCCGCGGGCGTGCGCCGTCATCGGGCGGACCTCACCGACCCGCGGGGCCTCAAACCCGCCCTGGACGGGGCGCGGGCGCTGTTCTTGCTGACGGCCGGGGACTTCGCCGCATCCGGCGGTGATCTCGACGAGGTCCTGGACGTCGCCCGGGCCGCTGGGGTGGACCGGGTGGTTCTGTTGTCCTCCCAGGGCGTGGGCACCGGACGCCATCCGGCCGGCCACGAAGACGCCGTCGCCCGGTCCGGTCTGGAGTGGACCGTGCTGCGGCCGGCCGGCTTCCACTCCAACACGCTGCACTGGGCCGGCACGGTCCACGCGGAGCGGATGGTCGCGGCGCCGTTCGGCGACGTGGCGCTGCCGACCATCGACCCGTTGGACATCGCCGAGGTCGCCGCCGCCACGCTGCGCGAACAGGGCCATGCCGGCCGCACCTACACGCTGACCGGGCCGGCGGCGATCTCGCCCCGCCAACAAGCCGCGGCAATCGGGGACGCGCTGGGCGAGCCGGTGCGGTTCGTCGAGCAGAGCCGGGCCGAAGCCAAGGCCCAGCTGACGGTGTTCATGCCCGAGCCGGTCGCCGAGCACACCCTCGACATCCTCGGCGATCCGACTCCGGCGGAGCAGCAGGTCAGCCCGGACGTGCTTGACGTCCTCGGCCGCTCACCCCGTCCGTTCGCCGAGTGGGCCGCACACAACGTCGCCGCCTTCAGGTAA